The DNA window GCCCAGACGGCTGAAGGGCGGGCGGATCAGCGTGCGTTGCGCCATGCCCGGCACGCCCTTGGCTTCCAGAAAAGACGTCACGGCCTCGCCCGTGCCGACATCCCGAATGGCATCGGCGATATCGAAATCGGGGTTGGGGCGATAATTCTGCGCCGCAAGCCGCAACGCCTTCTGGTCGCGGGCGGTAAAGGCGCGCAGCGCGTGCTGCACCCGGTTGCCAAGCTGACCCAGGATGTCTTCGGGAATGTCGTCCGGGTTCTGGCTGATGAACCAGACGCTGACGCCCTTCGACCGGATCAGCCGCGCGACCTGTTCCACCTTCTCGATCAGCGCCTTGGGCGCGTCGTCGAACAGCAGATGCGATTCGTCGAAGAAGAACGCGATGCGCGGCCGGTCGGGGTCGCCGATCTCAGGCAACTGCTCGAACAACTCGGACAGAAGCCACAGCAGAAACGTCGCATACAGCCGGGGCGAGGCCATCAGCCGGTCGGCGGCCAGCACGTTGATGACGCCCTTTCCGGATGCGTCCTGCCGGATGATGTCGGCCAGATCCAGCGCCGGTTCCCCGAACAGGTTGTGGCCCCCCTGATTTTCCAGGATCAGCAGGGCGCGCTGGATCGCGCCGACGCTGGCCGTGCTGACATTGCCGTATTGCAGCGACAATTCGGTGGCGTTCTGGCCGACCCAGACCAGCATCGCCTGAAGATCCTTCAGATCCAGCAGCGCCAGCCCCTGTTCGTCGGCCACGCGGAAGGCGATGTTCATCACCCCTTCCTGCACATCGGTCAGATCCAGCAGGCGCGACAGCAGCAGCGGCCCCATCTCGGCCGGGGTGGTGCGCACCGGATGTCCGCGTTCGCCCCAGACGTCCCAGAACGTCACCGGAAATGACTGATAATCCAGCGTCAGTCCGATCTTCTCGGCGCGCTGTTGGAACGCATCGTGCAGGGGCGCATCGGCGCGGCCCGGCTGCGACAGCCCGGCCAGATCGCCCTTCACATCCGACAGAAACACCGGCACCCCCGCCAGCGACAGGCTTTCGGCAAGCGTCTGCAACGTCACCGTCTTGCCGGTGCCGGTCGCCCCGGCGATCATGCCGTGCCGGTTGGCGTATTTCAGCAGCAGCGATTGCGGCTGGCGGTGATCCGCGCCGCCTCCGCCCACGAAAACCGTGCCCGCGTCTTCATCCAGAACGCCTGTCATGTCGCCGCCCCTCAAGGTTTTTTTGCCGTTGCGCGTCCGGTGCGCGCGCAAGAACAATACAATCTTAACCGCCGCGTGCCATATTCGATTTGTCCAGGGATCGCAGCCGTGCCCCGGACCTTCCTCCCTGTTGGACTGCCGCGCCCCCGGGCGCGGCTTTTTTTGATCGAACCTGACCTTTTGGACTGTTGACGGATCACGGTGCCGCGACTAGCGTGCAGCGAATGAAGACCGGCCAGTCCGGCAGGGAGAAACGCCCAAGGCGTTGGGGTCGCGGGGAAAACTGCGGCCCTTTTTAATTGTCCGATTTCGCGGGACGCCCGGCACCATGCACGCGCCTGTATGGCCCATCGGTCAGGCCGCGTGGGCCGTCCCGACGCCCCGCCCGGATCGTATCGCCTTGCGCGGCAGGTCAACCCAAGGTGAAGCCTTGCGGCGATCTTGCCGCCTGACAACGCCGCCAAGACATGCTAGTCGGCGAAAAAGCTTCGAGCAAAGGAAAGAACGAACATGCCGATCAAACCCTCGCAGGCATTGCTGGCGGCGCTGGCGCTTGTCGCAGCCCCGGCCTTCGCCCAGGACACGACCGGGACCGCGACCGCGGACGAGTCCGGAACGGCTTCGCAGGACGCCGCCCCGTCCGAACCCGCCGCCGCAGAGGACGCATCGGACGCGGCCCCCGCAGCGACCCCCGCCGAGCCTGCGGACGCGGATGCACCGGCCGCGACGGCAGAGACGCAGGCCGAACCGGCGACCGACGCGGCCCCCGCAGATGCGGCCCCGGCCACCGGGCAGCCCGCGCAGGATCAGGCCGCAGCCGAGCCGCAGGTCGGCAGCTATTACGTGAAATCGACCCATAACGACTGGTCGCTGCGCTGCATCAACGCCGATCAGAACAAGGACCCGTGCGAACTGTATCAGCTGATGAAGGACGCCGAGGGCAATTCGGTGGCCGAGATGACGCTGATCCCGCTGACCAACGGCGAAGTTGCCGCCGGCGCGACACTGGTCGCGCCGCTGGAAACCGACCTGATCCGCGGTCTGGGCTTTGCCGTCGACAGCGGCCAGGCGCGGGAATATCCGTTCAGCTTCTGCGCGCCGGTGGGCTGCGTGTCGCGGATGGGCTTTACCGCGGCCGAGTTGAACCAGCTGAAGCGCGGCGGCAAGGCCACCGTGACGCTGATGCCCTTTGGCGGCGATCCGAAGAACCCGGTCGAGCTGAACCTGTCGCTGGCAGGGTTCACGGCGGCGTTCGAGGAGCTGAGCGAGTATACCACGCAGCCCGCGCCGCAGGCATCCGCGCCGGAGGAACCTGCCGCAGACGCACCTGCCGCAGACGCACCTGCCGCGGGCGCGCCCGCCGAAGACGCGGCCCCGGCCAGCGAATAACGCCCGCATCGCGGTAAACGACACGAACCGCGCCCCGTGGGCGCGGTTTTTACGTGGCGACGTGACGGATCAGACCCGGCGCAGCGCGATCACGGCGTTCAGCCCCCCGAACGCAAACGCGTTCGACAGCACCGCATCGACCTGCGCCTCGCGCGCCTCGTTCGGGACGACATCCAGCGCGCATTCAGGGTCCGGTTCCTGATAACCGATGGTCGGCGCGATCACCCCGTCGCGCAGCGCCATGATACAGGCCAGCAATTCGACCGCGCCGGTCGCGCCGATCAGATGCCCGTGCATGGATTTCGTGGACGAGATCATCAGCCGGTCGGCATGGTGGCCAAAGGCATGCGCCACCGCCGCGCATTCGGTCTTGTCGTTCGCTGCGGTGCCGGTGCCGTGGGCGTTGATATAGCCGATCTGATCGCCGTTCAGACCGGCATCCTCCAGCGCGCCGCGAATCGCGCGTTCCGCGCCCTGCGCCGACGGCATCACGATGTCCTGCGCATCCGACGACATCGCGAATCCGACAACCTCGGCCAGGATCTGGGCGCCGCGCGCGCGCGCATGCTCGAAATCCTCGAACACGAAGACGCCCGCGCCCTCGCCCTGCACCATGCCGTTGCGGTTGGCGCTGAACGGGCGGCAGGCATCGCGCGACATGACCCGCAACCCCTCCCACGCCTTGATGCCGCCGAAACACAGCATCGCCTCGGATCCGCCGGTCAGCATCACCTGCGCCGCGCCCGACCGGATCATCTGGAACGCCAGACCCATCGCGTGGTTCGAACTGGCGCAGGCGGTGGCGACCGTAAAGGACGGGCCGCGCAGCCCGTATTCCATCGAGGTGTGGCTGGCCGCGGCGTTGTTCATCAGCTTGGGCACGACGAACGGGTGGACCCGGTTCTTGCCCTCTTCATAGACGGCGCGGTAATTCTCGTCCCAGGTGTTCAGCCCGCCGCCCGCCGTGCCCAGCACGACGCCCGACCGCAGGCCCAATTCGCCCTGAAAGCTGAGGCCGGACTGCGCCACCGCCTGCTTGGCGGCCAGCAAGGTGAACTGGGTGAACTTGTCATACAGCAGGATCTGCTGGCGGTTGAAATAATCCTCGGGCCGCCAGTCATGGACCTGCGCGCCGATCTGGATCGACAGCCGGTCGACATCGCGGAAATCCAGCGCCGAAATGCCGCACCGCCCCTCGCGGAACGCGGCCAGGGTGGTGTCGACGTCATGTCCAAGCGCGTTGATCGTGCCGGCCCCGGTGATCGCCACGCGACGCATGCCCTGCGCGTTCACCGGCTGCGGCCCCTGCGCGACCGCCGGTGTGGGCGTGGCCCCGGCGCGGACGGCCGGGGCATCGGCGGTGTTGGCGGGTGAGGTGTCGCTCATGCAGCTTTCTGCGCCACCAGACGCTCGACCGCGCGCATGATCGTGGCCATGTTCGAGATGTCGAAATCCGAATTCTCGGGCTCGTTGGCGTTGAAGGGGATGGTGATGTCGAACTCTTCCTCAAGCGCAAAGATGGATTCGACCAGCCCCAGACTGTCGATGCCCAGATCCTCCGGCGTCGCGTCGTCGTCGATCTGGTGCGGTTCCAGCATGGCCTGTTCGGCAATGATGGCCCGGATGCGGGATTTGATCGTATCGGTCATGGAGCCTCCTGCTCAGCCCTTTTCCATCAGGCGTGTAACAGTTTCCTGAAGCTTTGCTAGCTGTTGTGCGAAACGCGGCAGGCGGCGCAGGGCCTTCTGGATTTCCATCTGCGTTTCCATCTTCACCGCCGGATTGCCCAGAATCACGCGGCCCGCCGGCACGCGGGTAAAGATCTTCGATGCGCCGCCCGCGATCACGTCGTCGCCGATCTCGATATTGTCATTGACGCCGACGCGGCCGGCCAGAACCACGCGGTTGCCGATCCGCGCCGATCCGGCGATGCCGGCCATGCCGCAGATCAGGCAATCCTCGCCGATGACGACGTTGTGGCCGATCTGCACAAGGCTGTCGATCTTGGTTCCCGACCCGACGCGCGTCGCGCGGATGGTGCCGCGATCCACGCTGGAATTGGCGCCGATCTCGACATCGTCGCCCAGGTCCACCCCGCCCAGGGAATGGATGCGGGTCCAGTGCTGTTGCACGATGCGGTCGCGGGGGCCAAGGGTGCGCCGGATCTCCTCGATCCCGGATTCCTCGGGCGTGACAAAGGAAAATCCGTCGCCCCCGATCACCGCGCCGGGCTGCACGATCAGCCGGTCGCCCGCCGTGACGCCCTGCGCGATCTTCGCGCCAGCAAGGATGATCGCGTCGTGGCCGATCGCCGTGGCCTTGCCGATGCAGACGTGCGGGCCGATGCGGGCATTGTCGCCGATCCGCACCTCGGGCCCGATCACCGCCAGCGGACCGATCGCCGCCCCGGCACCGATCTGCGCCGTCGGGTCGATCACCGCCGACGGGTGGATGCCCGGCGCGATGTCGGGGCCGGGATCGAAGGCGCGCGTCAGCCCGGCCATCAGCAGGCGCGGACGCGGCGCGAAGATCGCGGCCTTCAGGTCGTATTCCGCCGGGTCCATCCCCTCGGCAAGGATCGCCATGCTGCCCGGTTGCAGCGCGCGGGCATATTCCGACGACATCGCCATCGCGATCACGCCGCCATCCGGACCCACGGGACCTGCGGCCGAAGGTTCCGCCGCGCCGGTGACGGACAGCGTCTCATCGCCCCAGCATCGCGCGTCCAGCGCGCGCGCCAATTCACCGATGGTCACGGATTTCGTCATCGCACCCTCTTTCAAGGGCGACTTAATCGCTTTCGCCGACCGAATCCAGCCCGAGCGCCTGCAACCGGTCCCAGACCGCCGCGTCGCGGCCATAGATATCCTCGTGAAAGCGGATCTGCCCGGACTGGTCGGGAAAGGCCGTGAAATAGACCAGATGCACCGGCACGTTCGGGGTCAGCGCCAGCCATCTTTCGCGGCCGCTGTCCAGCGCGCGCTGAAACAGGCCGCGCGGATCGTCGCTTTGGGGCGACAAAAGCTGTGTGGCCAGATCGAACGGGTCGCCCACCCGGACGCAGCCATGGGAATAGGCGCGGCTGCTGTTGCGGAACAGATGCTTGGTCGGCGTGTCGTGCAGATAGATGTTCCACGGATTGGGAAAGATGAACTTCACCAGCCCAAGCGCATTGTCGTCACTGGGTTTCTGCCGCATCCGATAGGGGAAATTCGCCGCCGTGTAGCGCGAGAAATCGATCCGGCTGCGGGGGATCACATTGCCGCGCCCGTCCACGACATCCAGATGCGACACCGCGTGGCGGTTGGCCTTCAGGCGCGGCAGATATTCCTTGACGGTGATCGACCGAGGCACGTTCCAGCGCGGGTTCACGACCACATATTCCATCCGGTCCGAGAATTCGGGCGTGCGCATGTCGGGGGCGGTCTTGCCGACGACGACGCGCGTGCGAAAGATCTCGTCGCCGCGATCCATGATCCGGGCGGTGAATTCGGGGATGTTCACCCATACGTGCCGCGCCTGCAGATCCTCGCCGCCCATCCAGCGCATCCGTTCCAGCGCGACCGCGATCATCCGGCTGCGCCAGTCGCCGAGGCCGGGCAGATCGCCGTTCAGACGCCCGATCGTGTCGGGCCCGGCCACGCCGTCGGAATGCAGGCCCGCAGCCCTTTGATACTCTGCCACCGCGCCGGACAGCGCGGCGTCATATACGCTTGGATCGTCCGACGGCGCGGAAAAGCCGATACTGGCCAGTCGGGTGCGCAGCGCCACGACCCCGTCGCCCGACATGCCGATCCGCCACAGCGCGACCGGCGCGGGCGCGATCCCGTCGGGCACCGTCAGATCCGCGCTGCCGGCCAGCGCATCCTGCAGCGCCAGATAGGCCGGCGCGTCGGGCGCAAGCCCGGCCAGATAGGCGGCCGGGTCGGGCGCAGCGACAAAGTCGCGGATCAGCCGGGCGGCGTCGGGCCGGTTGACCTGCCGCCGGATCTGGGGGTCGGCATCGGCTGGCCGGATCGCCCCGCCGGTCATGTCCAGATCATAGCGCAGCAGGATCTGGGCGTGGATCACCTCGGATTCCAGCCCCTGACCTGCGGCGGCCGGATCGCGGGGACGATAACGCCCGGCGGGCAGACCGTGGCGCTGTGCGGTCGCCGCGACCTCGCGCAGCGCATCGCGCAGACGGGCGCCGTCCGCACCCTGAAAGATAGGCCGCAGACCGTTGCTGCCGTAAAAAGAGGCAAGCTGCGGGCTGTCGGCCACCGCCTCGGCCAACGCCATCTCGTCTGCCGAAAAGTTCAGCTGTGGCGCCAGGGCAACAGCCGCCTGCCGCCCCGAGGCCAGCACCGCCTGCGCAACCGCCGGTTGAGGCATCGCGCCAAGCATCGACAGACCCAATATGACCGGCAGGCAGAAACGCACCATCACACCCTCGGAAAACCTTGATTTATCCTGCCATTGCCGGCGGAACATTGCCATTGCCACGCGCATGTCGACAGGCAGACGCCGCCGCCGCGTTGCTTTCGCGCCACAGCCATGCGGCGAATTAACCACTTTCGGCGCTTTGAGCGATTTCTTGCCGATGCGGGACGTGTTCCGGCTTTTTCCGCAATCAAACTGTTCCAGCACGCACGGGAATTTGACATATTGTTAGCAAGTCGGGGCTAAAACCCGGCGGGTCGCGGCAAACGCGGCGAACAGAACGAAGCAGGACAGGCGATCAGACATGACAATGGACCTTATCTCGCGCCGCGGCATTCTTGGTGTGTTCGCGGCAACCTCTGTGGCTGCGGCACCGGTGATGGCCAACGCGTTCGGCTTTCTGCGCGGCGCCGGCGACATGCGGCGCATCCGCATGTATAACGGGCGGACGGGCGAAAGCCTTGACACCGTGTATTGGGTGAACGGCAAATACGTCCGGGAAGCCCTGAACGAAGTGAACATCTTCATGCGCGACTGGCGCACGGGGACCGCGATCGGTATCGACCCGCGGGCAATCGACGTGGCCGCCGCCTCGCACCGGCTGCTGCAGACGAACGAGCCTTACATGATGCTGTCGGGCTATCGCTCGCCGCAGACCAACGCGATGCTGCGCCGCAGTTCGCGCGGGGTGGCCAGAAACTCGTTGCACATGGTCGGCAAGGCCGCCGATCTGCGACTGAAATCGCGCTCGGTCAACCAGATGTTCTCGGCGGCATCGGCCTGCAAGGCGGGCGGCGTCGGCAAATACTCGCGCTCGAACTTCGTGCACATGGATTGCGGCCCGATCCGCACCTGGGGCGCCTGAACCGGCCTGCGCGAAGGCCCGATCTTCCGTGACGCTGCCCGCCTTGTGCGGGCGGCGCGGTTTGCCGTTCACCGGGCGCATGTCCGCCCGCCGCGCAGGCGCTTGACGCGGCGGCGCCATTCCTGAACGCTGAGGACATCGACCAAGGCAGATCGGACAATTCCCGGATGAACCCGCAGACAATCCGCCGTTACCGCACCGCCAAGAAGATCCAGTCGGCAGCCGTCGCGCTGGCGGTGCAGGAGGGGCTTGCGAATGTCACGACCGAGGCGATTGCACGCGAAGCCGGGATCAGCACGCGCACCTTCTTCAACTATTATCCGTATAAAGAGGCCGCTTTGGCCGGCCCGCCGCCGGACTATCCCGCCGATGCCGCCGAACGCTTCGTGCATGGCAAGGCCACGCTGATCGAGGATCTGGACCGGCTGATGGAGGCGCATCTGAGCCGGTTCCTGACCGAGCGCGAGATGCTGGCGCAGATGTTCCGCCTGGCCGAAACCGACGCCAAGCTGGACGCGCTGCGCAACAATGCGGTGCTGTCGCGGCGGGCGCAGATGCGCGAATTGCTGACCCGGCGCATTCCCGACGCCGATCCGCAGGTCGTCGAAATCCTTGCCGCCGCGATCATCGCCGCGACCAATGCCGCGACGAAACAGTGGCTGTCGGGCGAACGCGACGATTTTATCGCCGCGGCGCGCGAAAACCTTGGGCTGATCCTGCCGGCGGCGCAGATGCTGCACCGGCCGGCCGGCCCGGACGCCTAGGGCGTCAGCATCCGCCGGAACAGGTTGTCCAGAAATATCTCTGCCTCGGCATAGGGATCGTGGCCCGGCCCCAGCACGGCGCGCACCTGCACGTCGAAATCGGCGTAATGCTGCGTCAGCGCCCAGATCGAGAAGATCAGGTGGTGCGGATCGACCGGCGCCAGCCGCCCGTCCTCGATCCAGCCGGCCAGCGTCTTCACCGCCTCGTCCACCAGTTCGCGCAGCCGCCCGCCCAGGATCTCGCTGAGATGGGGCGCGCCCTGCAGGATCTCATAGGCGAAAAGCCGGCTTTCGCGCGGATAGTCGCGCGACAGATCCAGCTTGGCGCGGACATAGCGCAGCACCTCG is part of the Paracoccus stylophorae genome and encodes:
- a CDS encoding helicase HerA-like domain-containing protein; protein product: MTGVLDEDAGTVFVGGGGADHRQPQSLLLKYANRHGMIAGATGTGKTVTLQTLAESLSLAGVPVFLSDVKGDLAGLSQPGRADAPLHDAFQQRAEKIGLTLDYQSFPVTFWDVWGERGHPVRTTPAEMGPLLLSRLLDLTDVQEGVMNIAFRVADEQGLALLDLKDLQAMLVWVGQNATELSLQYGNVSTASVGAIQRALLILENQGGHNLFGEPALDLADIIRQDASGKGVINVLAADRLMASPRLYATFLLWLLSELFEQLPEIGDPDRPRIAFFFDESHLLFDDAPKALIEKVEQVARLIRSKGVSVWFISQNPDDIPEDILGQLGNRVQHALRAFTARDQKALRLAAQNYRPNPDFDIADAIRDVGTGEAVTSFLEAKGVPGMAQRTLIRPPFSRLGPILDTERQRVNAASPMALKYATRLERDSAQEILSRRAEEAALAGADGKEAASGDADLFDMDREEYRNARRYQPRRDAAEPAPKSRSRRSDTIAETFGKSLARQLGTRSGKALVRGVLGSLFRGR
- a CDS encoding invasion associated locus B family protein, with the translated sequence MPIKPSQALLAALALVAAPAFAQDTTGTATADESGTASQDAAPSEPAAAEDASDAAPAATPAEPADADAPAATAETQAEPATDAAPADAAPATGQPAQDQAAAEPQVGSYYVKSTHNDWSLRCINADQNKDPCELYQLMKDAEGNSVAEMTLIPLTNGEVAAGATLVAPLETDLIRGLGFAVDSGQAREYPFSFCAPVGCVSRMGFTAAELNQLKRGGKATVTLMPFGGDPKNPVELNLSLAGFTAAFEELSEYTTQPAPQASAPEEPAADAPAADAPAAGAPAEDAAPASE
- a CDS encoding beta-ketoacyl-[acyl-carrier-protein] synthase family protein, with translation MRRVAITGAGTINALGHDVDTTLAAFREGRCGISALDFRDVDRLSIQIGAQVHDWRPEDYFNRQQILLYDKFTQFTLLAAKQAVAQSGLSFQGELGLRSGVVLGTAGGGLNTWDENYRAVYEEGKNRVHPFVVPKLMNNAAASHTSMEYGLRGPSFTVATACASSNHAMGLAFQMIRSGAAQVMLTGGSEAMLCFGGIKAWEGLRVMSRDACRPFSANRNGMVQGEGAGVFVFEDFEHARARGAQILAEVVGFAMSSDAQDIVMPSAQGAERAIRGALEDAGLNGDQIGYINAHGTGTAANDKTECAAVAHAFGHHADRLMISSTKSMHGHLIGATGAVELLACIMALRDGVIAPTIGYQEPDPECALDVVPNEAREAQVDAVLSNAFAFGGLNAVIALRRV
- a CDS encoding acyl carrier protein — encoded protein: MTDTIKSRIRAIIAEQAMLEPHQIDDDATPEDLGIDSLGLVESIFALEEEFDITIPFNANEPENSDFDISNMATIMRAVERLVAQKAA
- a CDS encoding UDP-3-O-(3-hydroxymyristoyl)glucosamine N-acyltransferase, which translates into the protein MTKSVTIGELARALDARCWGDETLSVTGAAEPSAAGPVGPDGGVIAMAMSSEYARALQPGSMAILAEGMDPAEYDLKAAIFAPRPRLLMAGLTRAFDPGPDIAPGIHPSAVIDPTAQIGAGAAIGPLAVIGPEVRIGDNARIGPHVCIGKATAIGHDAIILAGAKIAQGVTAGDRLIVQPGAVIGGDGFSFVTPEESGIEEIRRTLGPRDRIVQQHWTRIHSLGGVDLGDDVEIGANSSVDRGTIRATRVGSGTKIDSLVQIGHNVVIGEDCLICGMAGIAGSARIGNRVVLAGRVGVNDNIEIGDDVIAGGASKIFTRVPAGRVILGNPAVKMETQMEIQKALRRLPRFAQQLAKLQETVTRLMEKG
- a CDS encoding L,D-transpeptidase family protein, with protein sequence MVRFCLPVILGLSMLGAMPQPAVAQAVLASGRQAAVALAPQLNFSADEMALAEAVADSPQLASFYGSNGLRPIFQGADGARLRDALREVAATAQRHGLPAGRYRPRDPAAAGQGLESEVIHAQILLRYDLDMTGGAIRPADADPQIRRQVNRPDAARLIRDFVAAPDPAAYLAGLAPDAPAYLALQDALAGSADLTVPDGIAPAPVALWRIGMSGDGVVALRTRLASIGFSAPSDDPSVYDAALSGAVAEYQRAAGLHSDGVAGPDTIGRLNGDLPGLGDWRSRMIAVALERMRWMGGEDLQARHVWVNIPEFTARIMDRGDEIFRTRVVVGKTAPDMRTPEFSDRMEYVVVNPRWNVPRSITVKEYLPRLKANRHAVSHLDVVDGRGNVIPRSRIDFSRYTAANFPYRMRQKPSDDNALGLVKFIFPNPWNIYLHDTPTKHLFRNSSRAYSHGCVRVGDPFDLATQLLSPQSDDPRGLFQRALDSGRERWLALTPNVPVHLVYFTAFPDQSGQIRFHEDIYGRDAAVWDRLQALGLDSVGESD
- a CDS encoding YcbK family protein, with the protein product MTMDLISRRGILGVFAATSVAAAPVMANAFGFLRGAGDMRRIRMYNGRTGESLDTVYWVNGKYVREALNEVNIFMRDWRTGTAIGIDPRAIDVAAASHRLLQTNEPYMMLSGYRSPQTNAMLRRSSRGVARNSLHMVGKAADLRLKSRSVNQMFSAASACKAGGVGKYSRSNFVHMDCGPIRTWGA
- a CDS encoding TetR/AcrR family transcriptional regulator, which translates into the protein MNPQTIRRYRTAKKIQSAAVALAVQEGLANVTTEAIAREAGISTRTFFNYYPYKEAALAGPPPDYPADAAERFVHGKATLIEDLDRLMEAHLSRFLTEREMLAQMFRLAETDAKLDALRNNAVLSRRAQMRELLTRRIPDADPQVVEILAAAIIAATNAATKQWLSGERDDFIAAARENLGLILPAAQMLHRPAGPDA
- a CDS encoding TetR family transcriptional regulator C-terminal domain-containing protein, with the protein product MTDRNERQLTRIQQKNRELILEGALTAFSAKGFRGATIDQIAEASGLSKPNVLYYFDSKDDIHKTLLTALLDMWLAPMLSLDPSGEPLDEVLRYVRAKLDLSRDYPRESRLFAYEILQGAPHLSEILGGRLRELVDEAVKTLAGWIEDGRLAPVDPHHLIFSIWALTQHYADFDVQVRAVLGPGHDPYAEAEIFLDNLFRRMLTP